The Nicotiana tabacum cultivar K326 chromosome 5, ASM71507v2, whole genome shotgun sequence sequence CTTCATACGAGTCGCCATCTCCCGACCTGCCTTGGTTCGGCTTAGTGTCACTTCGTCTCGAGCCTCAAATTATCTCGGCTATAAAGATCAAATTTGAAGTTTCCCAGTCATACCAGGCTGAACTTTGGCGCTGCCACAAAGGCAGTTGGACCTCGAAAGGCAAAGACCTTGTCCGAGATATTCGTCCCCTCAGAAGCTTGAGCCTACACTTGGACCCTTAGCTCCCCACAAGCCGCTCTGACGAAGTTGACGTCACCCTTAAGGTACTCTGAAACCTCCACTTTTTCTGCAGCTGATATAAAGGGGGGGTTAGCCCTAAGGGTAGAATGGGGCGGAGCGCGTACTACAGGAAGCCACCTACTCCACCTAATAGCCCCCATAGTTTGGGCCCGTCGCCTCGGAATCGAGGGCTCCGGGAACACGCGGCTCAATCGATGCTTTCCTCTCGGAGGAGTAAAATGGCCTCGCCTAGATAAAAGGCCCCCTCATATCACACATCTCCCTATCATCATTTCCTGCCTAAAAAACTACGACCCCCCGGAGGAGGGGGGGAGGGCATGTCCGCGCTCCCAAAAGACCATCCGACACCAACAACGCCCACGACGAAGAAAGGAAAGGACGTCAGCTGAATTCGCCATCATCATAGATAAAGCCTCCAAAGCGTAGGCCGCACCGCCTGAAAGACATCCTTTTACCCCTTCAAACAACTGAAGAAGGTTTTGAAAGTGTGGCACTAACACCTGGGAGGAACGATTCGCCCGAGCCCAATCTCTGCCTTCCCCAAATAAAGCAGCTATTAAAGGCAGATTCCGACGACCCCGAGGAAGCGAAAGCAGCCTCACATCGCGTGTAAGAAGAATGGTGACAAATTCAAAAACTACCAAAGGCACCAACCATCAGCATTGCACCCAGCGCCAACGTGACAGTCAACCCCGGAAGCCTCCATCGCGATAAGATAAAGCCCCAAAAGGCAACAATGCCTTCGCTAGCACAAGATCAACATACAAAAGTCTCCGCCAAAGGAAGCCAACCAGCAAATATAGTTGCATCTTAAACATATGCTCATACGAAACAATCTCTCGATATCGATATGGATAATCCTAACGCAGGCAGATCTCTGTCCGAAAACGCATTCGAGAAGCAGCCGCCGGCACCCCTAAAAATTTGCCAGCCCTCAGTCAAGCCTCCCCTCAAAAGCCGCTACGAAGAACAAAAACACAACCCATACCTTCACGGTAAAGGTCTAGCGGCCCAATATTAATGGTCTTATTTTGGGTCGGGACATGAGAAACCCTATGCAGAGCCAGTTTATCAATCAAAATCTCCACGAAGCGCCCAAATACAAACAAACTCAGTCAATCATGTACATTTTAAAAAGGGTTATCTACATCGAGATCAACAGGGACCCCGGGTACCCAAAGATGACCTTCATCCGAAATAACGTCCCCGAAGGCCCCAAAATTCAATGCATAATCTCCAAACAATTCGGGGGCCCTGATAGCCCGGACCTATCGAAATGAATGCTCGCACTTAAGTCAGATGTCGACGGTCAGCAAATAAAAGAAGGCATTTAAAGAGCCTCAAAAAGCATGAGGGCatacagaaaaaaaaaagcaaactaAGGAAAGTAGAAGTCTAAAAGGTTTGTTCATATTCATAAGAAATCCATAAACaacagccctcgaggggtccttacatatgattacaaaagctcGTGAAGGGGATCATCACGCAAAAAAGAAATCCAAAGATATGCTGACAGCAAAAGCCTAAGGGTCTAGCCTACTTTTTGTGCAATATCTCTGTCGTCATCCCTTCGGGCatatgacctcaaagacaatatcttccaagtccGAGGCCCTCGGAGACCTCACCTCGTTTCCttagaatggcatcttcaaaGGGAAGTGAGGTGAGGGAAGGAGACAAGAAGTgactgggtgaaaaatctggctgtCGTGAAGCCGGCCAAAGCCAATCCCACAAAGCCACTTCTTGAACATTGCCTCGGCCCGGGAGGAAACAGCCAGCAGGAACCGCCGCCACCCCCCAGGAATCCAAAAGGGGTGTAACGCGCCGAGCCAAGGAAggagggtgagcagcggtgtataatctgATCCCCCTCCTAAGCAGCGGTGCATAGTCCGAAAAATACCCCCAGGGTCGAAATAAATCGGCCCTCCGCCTCATCGCCTCGAGATGGCAACGAttgcagcagcaacaacaacaacaacaacatcatgGCGGCACAACTCCGCCCAACCAAAAAGAGATTAAGAAAGGAGTCAAGGCGCATATGGCATAAATTCTTGAAGTTTGGGGCCTCGAACATGACAATATAGCGGAACTTCAAGATGGAAGAAAAGGAAGGAGAGATAGGTATCAAAGAAAGTTTGGGTAGAAGATCCATCCACAAGGAGCCCCATTTATAGGGAGGGCAGAGCAACTAACGGTGCTATTACCGCCCTCGAAAAACGTAATGGCAGGCGCAATCAATGCAATCATAGAAGATGAACTGATAGCAACGATATGACTCCAAGGCTCGTGACGTTTCGAAAATCCTGAAGAAGCGGAAAGGCAGAGTACCTCGATACCTATCAGAAGAGGGCCGCACCATCGGCATAATGCCGCTATAATAGATCAGGGAATGATATGTCTATACCGTTTCTTATCACTTTCCTCcaagaaatgcggagactatctgtgtgCGGTGAAAACCGGGGAACCGATTTCCCCCTTAACTTAATGCTTCGGAGAGTGACCCCGGAAATACGGGATCTTGGGTCGGTCGCTTCCCTCGAAACCTGTCGACGCCCTGCAAGAATAAACATCGGCTGAGACCCCGAAGAGCGCAGGAATTGCCTGAGGAATGCACCCGGGGTCGATTAAATCTATCCAAGCGGCTAGACGTCAGCCCTCTTACGACGTAAAACTAACATGCTGACACATCTCATTCTTTTTTGTCATGTTAAGTATTTTTGTACTAAGTTTGGACGCCCCTTTCTATAAAAAGGGGGTCACCAACACCTTGTATGCAGAGCTTCAATGATCCTATTCAAGTGCACTAATAATATCTCTCCCTCTCTTCTGTAAAAATAGCTTATTCCCCTTGGCTCAAAGTTATTTGCCTCCAATCATTCTTCTTATCACTTGGTATTGGCCCGAGACCGCCCCGTATTCATTGCTTCTTAATTTATTCTTCATTCAATAGCTTAGTATTAGTCGAAAAGAGAACTATCTAATTGCATggttaactgttatcccatccccgactgtCCCCGATAGTCTGAGATCGATATCAATGCTGACCTCGAAGGTCTCATCGACCATCTCCGAGCTCGGGCAATAGGCCTCTTTGGTTCGATTAGTGCCTCGCCTTAACtcgtattttatctttatattttcacgctcttagcattaactgctttagcaactagctcgggaataaatcatatatttttagagtcccatttacaaatttaattgttgttaccattttcgtggtaaacaaaatcctaatccctcaagtcaaggttaaccatggcGATTACCTCGCTCCAAcgaccaaactcaaagctcaaccacaactttgcctttcaaacaagcctccgaaccaatagaatctagcaatttaCCAACCAAATGTTTCAAACTAAGTTTTAGGAACTTCCCACAATTATAAAGAATtaaatttaggtcattattgaaaaagtcaacaaaagtcaacgctcGGGCTCGTTTTGTCCAAACTCGAAAGTCGGACCAAAATTCGATTACCCATtaacccccgagcccggttatgtgatttgttttagaatccgacctcaatttcaggtctaaatccccaatttatcaAATCCTTACTTTCTACCTAAAACCcctaattccaccatgaaaactctagattttaggttgaaaactcgTGAAAagtagtaaaagattgaaaggaaataggttagaatcacttaccaatgatttggggaaaaaTAAGTCTTGGAAAAATTGCCTCTAAGGTTTTaggtttttgaaaatataaagaatgaaccaaaaatccaGTCTAAGTCatattttgttcagctgcagatgtcgcatttgcgacctgggcttcgcaaatgcgagaaatccatcgcatttgcgaagactccCACACCTATGCAatcatcgcatttgcaatgaaaagtttgcaaatgcgaacactgactGGACCGCAAATGTGACccaatgatcgcaaatgcgaagaatcttCCTCCCCAGCTTCCATCGCAAATGCGGGCACTGGccttccgcaaatgcgacctcatGATCGCAATTACGAACCTCGGCTGACCCTGGCACTCTTTTCAAATGCGAGACTGACAGAAGTTggaaatgttcgcaaatgcgaactctgatctcgcaaatgtgagatcaGAGGCCAGTTCCCAGAAATTGCAGACACCGACAAATGTTCTAAGTCTAATTCACTTTgtagcctacccgaaactcatccAAGCCCTCGGGTCTCTAAACCAACTATGcttacaagtctaaaaacatcataggAACCTTCTCGCgcaatcaaatctccaaaataatacctagaactactaattgaacaccaaatcaaatggaattttcaagaaaactttgaaacttctattttcacaatcggacgtccgaatcatgtcaaaccaacttcgtttctcaccaaattttacagttaatttataaatatggtattgaacctgtaccgggtTCCGTAACCAAAACATTTCAAATTCAGTAAGcctttaacttttaaatattgATAAAGTtcgatatctcgggctagggacttccgaattcaatttcaggcataagtccaagtcccaaatcacgatatggacccactgggaccatcaaaacacgaatctgtatccgtttactcaaaatattgaccaaagtcaactcaaataaagtttttaggcaaaaggttttattttttatcaacatttaacataaaagctttccggaaaaacgccggactgtgcacgcaaatcgaggagggataAAATAAGGTTTTAAAGCTTAAAAGCGcagaattgggttctaaaacataagatgacccttCGTATCATCACagtttgatggaaccttttgtatgATGTATTCTTGATACATTTTGATATAATTGAATCTTTGAGTTTttttacttgttcaactacgtgtttattttagttaattgaagATCTCTCAATTAACgatgcctatttattatgtattgcctGAAAAAGAGTatatatttaggtggttgttgaataacgtcactcctaacatatatgagagatcaatacggtgggtttaaaagcgggattagagataacgaagctttgacGTGATCATAGTTAACGGTGAAAAAGTGTgagctagcgtaattcgagagaaatgactagtacattattgtagttgctctTGAGAGAATTATGATAAGTGGAGTGCTCAGTAGAGAATAATTAaacgaaattatagaagacgtagcgggtaggattccgacaattggggaaatcataactctagatctCCTTAATCTTGTTTCCAATCTTTAGTATCTTTAattattaatttactattttaatttgttagttaattagttagacataagaatcttgatatttataacttagaaattgttcgagcttgtcttcttagtgatatttAACAGTTACAACAAAACTTTAGTTCTCTaaagaatttgattccggacttTTATACCGAATTATATTTACAGCGACCGCTTATTCTATTAGGATCAGAGTTGGGCATGATCAGACATCAAATAGACGTCTTATCCAAAGAGAAGTGACATTAATAGACTGCAAAAGTCAAACCAATCTATCAAATCGCAAAGACAACAGACAGATAGCACATGCAATTAAACATAGGCAACACTTGCTCTCACTGTACAAATAACTATAACTAGAGTAGTAAAAATAAGAGAGCACAACTTAACCATCAGTGGCGGAGACAAAATTCTAGCACTTGTCATCGGCAGCATTTCCATTTTTCACAGTCTCCATCTGTACGGCAGATTTAGACTTCCTTGGCTTGAACCATATCGCAGCAATTAGGTAAAGCGCAAAGTTTATGACTCCCAATATAGCAAGAAGGCCATAGAAACAATCAAGCCTTGCGTAATTAATGTTGTCTGCAAGCCAGCCATCACCACCATTGCTTCCTGTCACCTTCTTGATAATAGAGACTAAGAAACTACTAAAAAAGAAACCAAGAGAAAGGGTTGTCAAGAAAAGGCCAGTGCTCATTGTTTTCATCCCTTTTGGTGACTGTGTTATGAAAAAATCGAGTTGGCCGGTGTATATGAATCCTTCCCCAGCTCCAACCAAAAAGAATTGTGGGATCAAATAGAATACACTAATAGGCAAAGTTGACATGTTTCGCCCCACAGATTTTGCCACTGACAACCTTTTTAAATCAACTAGAGCAGCTATTGCCATTCCTATAGTAGAAAGCACAAGCCCTATGGCTATTTTTTGTAGGCTGGTAAAACCTGCATGCAGCAAGCCATGACTTTTCAGTTCTCAACTGATATTAATGGAAGAGATTCAATAAAACTGCTATATATAGGTATAGTTATAAAGAAAATATGAGGAGGGTGCAATATATTATATAATGTACATGTTCAGAGTGATCAGTACCTGGTTTTCCCTTCAATTTCTGCCAGAGTGGCATGATAAATCGGTCATAAATAGCCAAAGAGATTAAGATGGCAGACACAAAGAAGACAGTAAGAGAGCCTGCTGGAATTTGGAATTTGCCAACTGATCTATCCATAGTGGCAGCTTGTTCGACTGAAAATGTAATCATTTGTGCATAAGTTGTCCAGAAAAGGATAGTTGTGGCCCAAATTGGAAGTAGCCTAGCCATCATTTTTACTTCCTCCACCCTGGTCACTGTGCACAGCTTCCATGGATTTGGAGCAGATGTATCAAAATCTCCTTGTGCTACAATTGCAGCCTTGTCCAGAAAGCGGAATTGTTCACTATGTTGGATTCTTGAAGCCTCTGGATTGGTCTCGTAAAGCATGCTTACATCATAGGGAACATCCATATTCCTTTTCCTTGAAGCAGCTACTATGACTTGAAATATTTGGACTATAGGACTTCCTGAGCTTTTCTTGTAGCGGTACATTCTAGTCCCCGAAAAAAAGATTATGATTGCAATTATCATGGAAATGCAGCAAATACCATAAGCCCAGCTTCTTCCAACTTCATCTTGAACGTAAACTAGCACTGTAACTGCTGCCAAAGTTCCCATGCTGATGAATAAGAAGAATCTGTTAAAGAAATAGGCCATTTGCGACTTTTCCTTCTCGTCTTTATCATCAAATTGATCTGTTCCAAATCCAGATACACTAGATTTTAAGCCACCAGTGCCTAATGCTATTAGATATAAAGCTAAGTATAGAATTCCCATCTGGAAGCCAGTTGCTGGTTTGCACTTCTCATGAGGATGACAAGGTTGTGGCCTCAGCTGTGGCAGGCCCGTTGCCAGTGTTAACATGCCAGTTCCCTGAGTTTCACAGCATAATTTAACATTCACATGCATTAAAATAAATTACTTTATAATTATGTCAAAATGCTGAAACTTAAAGAACATGGCAGTAGGTATTTACCAGTGATTGTATAATAGCAAAGATTGCAATGGTTTTGTATCTGCCAAGGAAAGAATCAGCAAGAAAACCTCCAAGGAGGCAGAGAAGAAACGCTGTGCCCATAAAATCTGTCACAATATTGGCTGATGCTGCACTTGGTAGATGCATGACACCACCCAAATATGTCACTAGATTTACTGCTATTCCCATTGTTGAAAGCCTTTCATTGATTTCAATCCCTGTcaaattttatttaaaacaaactTATATATAACCCTCCAACATTAATTTATATCACATCTAACATGTCTTGTTAATTTGGTAGCATGAGCAAACACCTAATTCGAAGTTTCTTTCTTGCTTATTTATCTACCAGTTTATTTTATTCATTGTTAAATGAGatgtaataatttttttttttgctttttttatatattattttggcatgtaatattaatttttattattcttgTAGTCGTCCCGGTAATATTAGATCTTTAGAATAACATGAACTGACCTCTTAAAGAGAAGATAATTGGCACCTCCCACATGCCAAGAAATGTATTTATTTCTCTCTCATCCTGTtacctttttccctttttctaaTTAGAGAATTTAtcatattctttattaattaaattttgcaTATATTGCAGTCGTCCCAGTAATATTAGATTTCTACAATAATACGAACTGACGTGCTGAAAAAGAAGATTGGCATCTCGCATATGCCAAGAAATGTATTTATTTCTTCTCTCATTCTTTTACTTTTCCCCCTTTTACCTACCTAGAGAATTAATTATTTTCCCTATTAattaaattttgcatacaatgctaagttaaaataagaaaataaatattaataaaacatTATTTTATAAAGACTCATTAATTTGGAATACTAAAAGGTGCATGAAAGAGCAATTATCTCAAAATATGACAACAATTTCTCATAAATGAGTctattgtaatttttttttaccaaatttACAATAGGGTAATATGAGCATTTTTAGAAACGGAGAAAGTATCCTTGAAGTCCACTGTTGTTTACTTCCCGCGTGACAATTTTGATATGTGAAATAGGTTTCTAGACCTTTCTCGTTTTCTTTTTCCTTAAGTTTCTTTCTTATTCATAATGTAGTCTGCTTtaacaaaataatttatttatgaaccaaCTGTTTTTGTCTAATTCCTTTTACTAATTATGCGTAGAGGAAGAAATACTAAATTTTATAATCATGGCACCAGACGACTAATATTTGTTGACAAATCTACTATGTTATGGAATGAGAGCTAATCCATCAAATTGCCTTCAATATTAAGACAGTGACTTGCCATATTATCGTACCCCTTTTTTGTAACTGGGAATCTTTCTGTTTTATCCcccttataattttatataattttaactagtttttagtgtacgtgcgttgcacgtgtctATCGTGTTAATCactaaaatatatacaaaaaaacaaATTTATTCTGCATGTATCCTATACACTCCTATAATTTAGGTAAACTGATCTGTATTTCAGTCATCTTCGTAGGCCGTCAGCCACACACTCCCAATTTAATTCCCTTTTTTGAGTCTTATGTTTCTTCTCATCTCAAAGATTTTTATTTAACTCTAACTTATGCACCACATGAGAAAGTAGGAACACTCCAAAAGAACTCATTCCACCCAATCCCTTcctaaataatt is a genomic window containing:
- the LOC107776694 gene encoding protein NRT1/ PTR FAMILY 6.2; translation: MEGKMSLTVADAVNYKGLPADRSKTGGWVPAALVLGIEINERLSTMGIAVNLVTYLGGVMHLPSAASANIVTDFMGTAFLLCLLGGFLADSFLGRYKTIAIFAIIQSLGTGMLTLATGLPQLRPQPCHPHEKCKPATGFQMGILYLALYLIALGTGGLKSSVSGFGTDQFDDKDEKEKSQMAYFFNRFFLFISMGTLAAVTVLVYVQDEVGRSWAYGICCISMIIAIIIFFSGTRMYRYKKSSGSPIVQIFQVIVAASRKRNMDVPYDVSMLYETNPEASRIQHSEQFRFLDKAAIVAQGDFDTSAPNPWKLCTVTRVEEVKMMARLLPIWATTILFWTTYAQMITFSVEQAATMDRSVGKFQIPAGSLTVFFVSAILISLAIYDRFIMPLWQKLKGKPGFTSLQKIAIGLVLSTIGMAIAALVDLKRLSVAKSVGRNMSTLPISVFYLIPQFFLVGAGEGFIYTGQLDFFITQSPKGMKTMSTGLFLTTLSLGFFFSSFLVSIIKKVTGSNGGDGWLADNINYARLDCFYGLLAILGVINFALYLIAAIWFKPRKSKSAVQMETVKNGNAADDKC